The Mucilaginibacter sp. PAMB04168 genome contains the following window.
TTAACAAGATCAAAGGTTTTATACCTAAGCCCAAAGAGAAGGTTAAAATTGAGGAAGTGGTGTTATCTCCTCCGCCGCCATTGAACGAGGCAGAACCACCGCCGCCACCGCCACCAAGTGCCGAACCGCAGAAACCAAAGGTTGATCAGGTTCGTTTCCCGCCTCCGATAGTAAAACCAGATGAGCAGGTTCGCGAAAAAGATCCGCCAAGCCAGGAGGATTTGAAAGTAGCAGACCCGGGCCCTAAGGATATCAAAGGTGACCCTACACAAACAGTTCGTATTGACGAACCTGTGGGTAATGCACCAGTTAGTGCTGCAGTAACAGAGTCTAACCCGAATGAAATTTTTACCTCAGTTGAGGAATTACCTAAATTCAATGGTGACTTTGGTAAGTTTTTGGGTAAAGCTTTACGTTACCCAGCCGTAGCACAAGAGAATGGCGTTCAAGGCCGTGTTACTGTGACGTTCGTCGTTGAACGTGATGGTAGCTTAACTGACATTAAACCTATCGGCCGTACATTGGGCTCAGGTTTAGAAGAGGAGGCCGTACGTGTATTGAAAGCAGCTCCAAAATGGACGCCTGGTCGTCAGAACGGCCGTCCGGTTCGTGTACAATACACCGTGCCAATTGTATTCACGTTAGCAGATCAGTAATTAATGCTAAATTCTGATAATGATAAACAAAAATCGCCCCAAAGGCGGTTTTTGTTTATTTTAGGAGCAGCCTTCTTCATTTTGGTCATTGTTCTGGGCCTTATGATTATGTTCTGGGATAAACTGCCACTCGAGCTGAGTAAAACCAAACGGTACACATTTGGTGGTTTGTTTATTTTGTATGGTATTTTACGTTTTATTAGAATTATCAGAACAGACACGCTTAGATGAATAACAGCATAAAGATTTTATTAGTATGCCTTGCCGTATTGATTGGATTTGGAATGTGCAGGCAACAATCAGCTCCTGAAGTTAAAGGAGATGATACATTTGTAAAGGGTAAAGCGCAAATTTTAGCCGACGAATCATTCCAGCCCATTCTGGATCAGGAAGCCTACGTTTTTAAAGCCTTATTTACCGAGGCGAAACCCGAGTTTATCTATAAATCAGAGAATGACGTGTTGCGGATGTTCTTAAATGACAGCATCCGGGCGGCTATAATATCGAGAGAATTAAAGCCCAGTGAACTCCAAATTCTAAAAAATCGCAATTTTGCGCCCGATGTTAACCGCTTTGCTATTGACGCTGTAGTGCTGATTGTAAATCAACAGTCTACAGATACACTGATCTCTGTTGCGCAGATCAAAGACATGTTAAATGGCAAGGTCATGACCGATAAAAACATTGTATTTGATAACCCAAATTCGAGTTTGGTAAGGTATTTGAAGGAACTATCAGGCAATCAGGAATTAAAGCAAAAAAATATTTATGCTTTAAAATCTAACAAGGATGTAATTCGTTATGTAAGCGAGCATCCGCAATCCATTGGGATAGTTGGATTTAGTTGGCTGGATGATCCTGACAAGGATTTTGCAGACGCGGTAGCCAAAGTTAAAATAGTTGGTGTGAAGAATGAAAGTAATGACAAAGCACCGACAGAGTATTTTAAACCATCACAAGAAACATTAGCTCTAAAACAATATCCGCTTAGTCGCTCATTGTACATTTTAAACAGTACAGGGAAATTGGGATTAGCAGCTGGCTTTGCTGCCTTCCTTAAAAGCGACCGCGGGCAACGTATCATTTTGAAATCGGGTTTATTGCCTGATTCGATCCCACAAAGGGAAATGATTTTAAAATAGTAACGTAACTAAAACTATAAAATTAAGCCATGAAGAACAACATCAGTAAAGTAGCGGGAGCAACGCTTGGCCTGGTATTTATAGGTTCATCAGTTTTTGCGCAGAGTCTTGCCGACGCCAAGAAAGCTATTGACGCCGAACAATATCAGAAAGCTAAGTCGATGCTTAAAAATCTGACTACAACACAACCAACAAAAGACGAAAACTTCTTTCACCTGGGCTGGGTATTCTTGCTACAAGATTACCCAGATTCAGCTAAAGCAACTTTTCAAAAAGGTTTGGCTGCAAACCCTAAATCAGCCATCAATTTTGCCGGTTTAGGCGCCGCAGCAAGGGTTAACAAAGACCAGGCTGGTGCACAAACCAATTTTAACCAAGCTATTACTTTAGCTGGTAAAGACAGCAAGCCCTATTTATACGTAGGTGAAGGTTACTTGCTTGATCCTAACCCGGATGCTAATGCAGCAGTAGCAGTACTGCAAAAAGGTATAGCCGCAAATAATAAAGATCCTGAGTTATACATCGCTTTAGGCGATGCATACCGTACGCAATTAAAAAATACAGAAGCGGTGTCAGCCTACGGCGATGCATTGAGAATTAACCCTAAGGCTGCTGCTGCTAAAGTAGCTACTGGTGTGGTTTGGCGCCAGGCAAATAACTGGGAAGCATCTGAAGACGAGTTTAAAGGCGCTTTAGCCATCGATCCTAACTTTGGCCCCGCTTACCGTGAGTGGGCTGAAACAGATGTACGCTGGGCGCAAAAAGTTCCTGCCCAGGCATCAGCCAAAATTAATGAAGCTGTTGAACAGTACCGCAAATATTTGGGCTTAACCGATATGTCGGTAGAGTCACGCCTGCGTTATGCCGACTTTTTGTACCAAGCTGGTAAATTTAAAGAACTGCAAACCGAAGCTGCTGCCATTGCCAAGTTGCCCGACGCTAACTCGAGGGTATATCGTTACATGGCTTATGCCGCCTACGAAAACGGTGATTATGCTAACGGACTTACTGCTTTAAATACCTGGATGAGCAAAGCCGATCCTAAACGTATTATCCCTTACGATTACTTTTATTTGGGTCGTTTACAAGCTAAAACCCCAGGTCAGGATTCGTTATCAGTGGCTTCTTTTGAAAAAGCAGTTAGCATGGATACTACCCAGGCTGCTTTATACCAAGAGATTGGAGCAACTTATTTTAGACAACGTAAATACATTAAGGCGGCTGAGGCTTACCGTAAATATACCGATAAGATAAATAATGGTAAGGTAAACCTAACTGAGCATTATACTGAAGGATTGGCTTATTACTATGCTTTTTCTGATCAGTACAACAACCAGTTAAAAACTAAAGCGCCTGCCGATACTTCACTTTTAGGAAAATCGGAAGCGGCGTTTGCATTTGTTCAATCAAAAGCAGCCACACCTTTTGCACCGGCCATTCTGTACCGTGCCCGTATTAACGACCTGAGAGAGCCGAGCCGGGAAACCAGCAAAGGCTTAGCTAAGCCGTTCTACGATCAATATCTGCAAATTATAACTGCTACAGCAGTTGCTGATAAAGACAAAAGAGATGTAGGTGAAGCCTATGCTTATTTAGGTGCTTATTACGAGTACACCGAAAAGGATGCTGCTAAAGCAACAGAAAATTATACTAAAGCCCGTGAGTTTGATCCGACCAATAAACAGGCTCAATACTTCTTTCAAAAAAAGGCAGGATCGGCTAAACCCGCTGCCAAAGGAAAATAAGTTTTTTAAGAACTGATAAGAGGCTGCAGATTAATCTGTAGCCTTTTTTGTTATTACACAATTCCGGTTATATTTGCTGCATGGAAGCACAAAGTTTACCTATTAACTATTTGCCAATAATTATTCAAATGCTGGTTGCAGTTGGGTTTGTGGTTACTACTATGTTTTTTACCCACAAGTTGGGTCCAAAACGGGTAACTGCAGATAAGCTTAGTCCGTTTGAATCGGGCATCGAGGTGGTTGGTAATGCGCGTACGCCGGTTTCCATCAAATACTTCCTGGTAGCCATCCTGTTTGTACTGTTCGATGTGGAGGTTATTTTTATGTACCCCTGGGCGGTTAATTTTAAAGCCATGGGTGTTGATGGACTGATCGAAATGTTCATCTTTATGGCTACACTACTGCTGGGCTTCATTTATGTGCTCAAAAAGGGCGCATTAGACTGGAACTAAGCCAGTTTAGAATCTTTCTAAATACAACCTTGTACATATTACACTATTCAATATCACGTTAATAATGGTAAATTTGTAGTCATCCGTATAAACGGATTTTAGCATTTATATCAATGAGTGATGTTCAGATAGTTAATGCCCCTCCGGGCGTTGAAGGTTCAGGATTTTTTGCTACTTCTTTAGATAAAGCCATAGGTTTGGCGCGTTCGCACTCGTTGTGGCCGCTGCCTTTTGCTACCTCTTGCTGTGGTATCGAGTTT
Protein-coding sequences here:
- a CDS encoding TonB family protein, whose amino-acid sequence is MAILGSKLDILKPEWLDVVFADRNKAYGAYELRKSNPKNTSVALLITVSLFALAVSMPTIINKIKGFIPKPKEKVKIEEVVLSPPPPLNEAEPPPPPPPSAEPQKPKVDQVRFPPPIVKPDEQVREKDPPSQEDLKVADPGPKDIKGDPTQTVRIDEPVGNAPVSAAVTESNPNEIFTSVEELPKFNGDFGKFLGKALRYPAVAQENGVQGRVTVTFVVERDGSLTDIKPIGRTLGSGLEEEAVRVLKAAPKWTPGRQNGRPVRVQYTVPIVFTLADQ
- a CDS encoding substrate-binding domain-containing protein, giving the protein MNNSIKILLVCLAVLIGFGMCRQQSAPEVKGDDTFVKGKAQILADESFQPILDQEAYVFKALFTEAKPEFIYKSENDVLRMFLNDSIRAAIISRELKPSELQILKNRNFAPDVNRFAIDAVVLIVNQQSTDTLISVAQIKDMLNGKVMTDKNIVFDNPNSSLVRYLKELSGNQELKQKNIYALKSNKDVIRYVSEHPQSIGIVGFSWLDDPDKDFADAVAKVKIVGVKNESNDKAPTEYFKPSQETLALKQYPLSRSLYILNSTGKLGLAAGFAAFLKSDRGQRIILKSGLLPDSIPQREMILK
- a CDS encoding tetratricopeptide repeat protein, whose amino-acid sequence is MKNNISKVAGATLGLVFIGSSVFAQSLADAKKAIDAEQYQKAKSMLKNLTTTQPTKDENFFHLGWVFLLQDYPDSAKATFQKGLAANPKSAINFAGLGAAARVNKDQAGAQTNFNQAITLAGKDSKPYLYVGEGYLLDPNPDANAAVAVLQKGIAANNKDPELYIALGDAYRTQLKNTEAVSAYGDALRINPKAAAAKVATGVVWRQANNWEASEDEFKGALAIDPNFGPAYREWAETDVRWAQKVPAQASAKINEAVEQYRKYLGLTDMSVESRLRYADFLYQAGKFKELQTEAAAIAKLPDANSRVYRYMAYAAYENGDYANGLTALNTWMSKADPKRIIPYDYFYLGRLQAKTPGQDSLSVASFEKAVSMDTTQAALYQEIGATYFRQRKYIKAAEAYRKYTDKINNGKVNLTEHYTEGLAYYYAFSDQYNNQLKTKAPADTSLLGKSEAAFAFVQSKAATPFAPAILYRARINDLREPSRETSKGLAKPFYDQYLQIITATAVADKDKRDVGEAYAYLGAYYEYTEKDAAKATENYTKAREFDPTNKQAQYFFQKKAGSAKPAAKGK
- a CDS encoding NADH-quinone oxidoreductase subunit A, translating into MEAQSLPINYLPIIIQMLVAVGFVVTTMFFTHKLGPKRVTADKLSPFESGIEVVGNARTPVSIKYFLVAILFVLFDVEVIFMYPWAVNFKAMGVDGLIEMFIFMATLLLGFIYVLKKGALDWN